The DNA region ATTATAGATGTCCTTCACCATTAGTTTAATACTCTACTTCTTAATTAATAAAGTTCCTAACCAAATTAGCTACCAGATTTGTGCATTAGAGTGTTATATGGTATTTAATCTCTAATATTTAAATCCAGAATTAGTTTAAAGTTGAAGGGTCAGACATTTGTGTTATTACTATGAAACTATCAGATCCCACATATTCAACATTGGCTACCATAGGATGTATGAGAGTGATAGTTTGAGAACTATAAAACCAACAAGAGTTTCTCTACCAATAAGTCGGAATGCCTCACCATTATTATCCTCAGTACTACATCCATCTTGCCGTTCCTTCAACTGAGAAAATATCCAGATGTTAGAAAACAGTGATGAAGCAAGCGTAACAGCACCGTGCCAAAAAACCTATGCAGTACCTCCTGACTCGGAGCAGGTCCAGATAATTGGCTTGAAAATTCCGAAGCAGCCTGAAAACATAACTTCGCTAAGCATCCACAGGTCCAAAATATTGAAAAGGAATATAGAAGGTGCACTTGCACATTACCCTTGCAGCCCATAAAATGCACAATGTTCCTAAAATTAAACTGGATATCTACAGTTCATGGAACCTTTTAATTTAATCATTGGAAATGTTTAGAAAAGCTCATATCAATTTGCGGCTACGCATAACAACAGACTGAATTAAACTGATATCCAGGAACCAAACACTAAAATGGAATGCCGTCTTATAAATAACTATCTACGCACTAAATGAACTTCGAGCTCACCCAAAATAAACAGAGAAACACATGATAAAAGCTTCAACAATGAGGCataagaaaagtagaaaaaaagtCCAATTTAggaaaataaacaaaagaaaaaaaaggaagcaCAGTAGTGTAAAGGAATTCAAGAGAAGGCTCTActcattctatcttctaacaGATCACAATCAAAATATATTCAGCtacaagtgtgtgtgtgtgtgtgtgtgtgtgagagagagagagagagagagagagagatacgcAATAATCGGTAGATCGGACGATTGGGAAGAGCTCGAGGAGCTGCCGGAATTCATTCTCGTCCATCGGAATTCGAATTTTCGCAGAAGCAATTCTCAATTTGTATGAGATTCCCGGTTGCACTGCTCCTCCCCTCTTTATTTTCCACGCTAATTTTGAGGGCTAATTATACTCTCTCTCCgggaaattttgtcacatttttcattTACGTCCAGTCCTATAAAATTTGTCagatttcactttttaccatttttagtagtaGACATTCATTCCACTGACTTATTTTTACTCACGtcttattataaaactaatactccctccgtcccgagctactcgctcatttccttttcggcacggagattaaggaatgagtatataggaaagtcaaaaatgacggctgtaggtgaaaatttttactaaaaatggaaagagtgcaagtaacttgggacgcccaaaaaggaaatacgtgcgagtagtgcgggacggagggagtacattaaaAGACAGAATAATCGAATAaccgaatttatttatttatttatattttatatatatatatatatatatattactattatttaattgtaactgaatataaaatcctaaaaactaACCCTACTTTCACTCAACCGCTTGTGCCTCCTCTATTCTCTAAACCTAATCTCTCCACCTCCACTCCAAGCAGTCACCACTGTACTGTCCACCCGCCCTCCAGCATCCAACCATCCACGCCGGTCGTCGTCGCCTTCGGAAGACCCACGATAGCTCCAGCCCGTCGCTCCTCCACCCTTCCACCCACTCCGTCGCTCCTCCACGCCTTCAGCTCTAGATTCACGCCATCGTCTCCAGCCTTACACACCCATCCACGACACGCCTCGAGAAAAAGATAAGCGCTAtctgatataatttttttgtatgtatttatgtttcTGTATTTGATGAAATTGAATGTTCATTGTAATGCAAAATTGTATGATTGTTGTTTGATAGGAAATTAGGAATTGTATGTTCACTGCAATGTAAAATGCTATGATTTCATTATTCAGTTATATAGATGTTGTGTAAAATTGATGATTTCTTTGATAAATGTTGTGTAAAATTGTATGATTGCAGTTTGGTtctcggtttttcggttttagtTCGGTTTTTTTAGTTCAGTTTTGGGTTTTTCggatttcggtttttcggttttcggttttgaTTTTAgcctaaattcggtttttcggtttcggttcgatttgggcaaaaaaccgaaccgaaacccgaatgcacacccatactcattactaaaattgaaaatatctttttatctctactttattctctatcttttacttaactctctccacttaataaacaaaataaagttgcataaaatcatgtgccgcccaagaaaggggtcatcttatttaggatggagggagtatcaaattCTTTGTTTATATTGTATGTCTCGTGTTTATTCTCTGCGTGTGCGCACGGTGTGTATTTAGTTTTACAATTACTATATATTAACAATTACTATATATTACTCCcaagtaaaattttaaatatctaCTTTAGTTACAGAATTCAAGTTATTAATTTGAGAATAATTAtgcatataaatatttttatgataCTACTAAACAATGGGTCAATCCCATACCAATCGcaatcttatttctttttttcttcaaaaggGTCAGGGCAGTTTCGATATTGCTTAGcaatatactcccttcatcccacaaagatgtcacacttatgggacgacacgagattttaggaggttttattttgtgtgttagtggaaagagaaaatataatatttatattattgtgagagaaaattttttctaaaaataaaaaagtgacaTCTTTAGTAGGACAACCTAAAAAGGAAAGTTaaacatcttttatgggatgaagggagtatttcGCAGTAAAGTGACACAAAATTGCATAACATTCCACCAAACCAGAGTAATTTTGAGCCTCTAGATAATATTAATGATAACAGTGCATTTATGAGATTACATGTCCATTCATCACTTTTCAAAACCTTGAATACTACTATGAGAAGTGTCTCAACAATTGGATTCCTTCCCTCGTCTTATAAATGATGGTAGTATACATTGTATACCCTACTAAATATATGAATGATCAGCAGCACTCTCTCGAATCTCTGCGGCTGATTGCAATCGCTGTCTTGGAGCCCAATGGACGCCCTAAAAACAGGCTGATATACTCGCCTGCTGACAAGAGCTTCCCCATGTCAACATTGGTCTTCACACCAAGACCATTAAGCATGTACACCACATCCTCAGTCGCAACATTTCCCGAAGCTCCCTTGGCATAGGGGCATCCTCCCAGACCCGAAACAGATGAATCCACTGTGCTGATTCCCATCTATCAAGGACTAATCCGTCAACAACCTCGTATAACTCATTCATCCAACATTTTCTATCTTGGAGACTGCAGAGGATATTTTTTTGCCTCTGCACTCTCGCTCACTTTGAAATCTACTAGAACTCAATATTCAGTTCTAGTAGATTTCAAAGAGGAAGTGCGGTGCAGTTATGGTGGTAGGCAATGAACTAGACCGAGATTGCACCATACAAGATTAGAGAGAAGTTACTCACTTGGAGGGATAACAGAATATTAGGTAGAGACTGTCCATATGTGTCATGGAAATGGACAGCAAGCTTCTCGACAGGCACAACAGCCATCACAGCCTCCAGCATAGGAAGTACAGTACCTATGCCAAAATAACCTTTAGATGTCTCCAAGAGAACAAGAAATCAGGGAGACTAAAATTACAGAGAGACATTCAAGAATGTCAAGCAATTTTCTTATGACCTTTATTGTCCAGAACAAAATCACAAGCTAAATGAGTCCAAGTTTACAAGAATggtaaacattttttattttatgacgTATGATAGTAAACATTGAAACACCCAGACTCGGGGAAATTTTCTTTTAACTAAATGTAATATTAACTCTATTTTCTGAAGTGTGCACACACACATACGGAACACATAAGaacatttataaatttttatataaatagacACACACGGATATATATGTATCACTGTATTAGTGTATACAGGCATACTTACATATTCATGCATTACATACACAGACACGTGGAGGTATATTCGCATAATTAAAGCAATAGCTCACTGACATAAAAGGGGATAAGTGCAACAATGAAACCCCTCAACATCTACTCAGGGGAGTTTATTTGCCTAACTTATTCACAAAAAAACCTTAGATGTTAACAAGATCCAACAAACATGTACTACATGTTTGTTTATTTGGCTGTTCCAGCAAATGTAGCAACTACAAGTTGCATCATGAGGAAGAAAGATTATGTATCTaaattcaccaaaaaaaaaaagaaacaacaacTAGAAGAAACTCCGTTACCTGGTGTAGCAACTCCAACTGTATCTCCAAGAGATATCTCAAAACAGCCCATATTATGAAGTTCCTTCGCTACATATGCAACTTTTGATGGTGATATATTTCCTTCTACTGGGCAGCCAACAACACAAGACACATACCTGTTGAAGGTTTACATAAATATTGTCAACCAAACTCAAATTAAGATTGTGAAGAATgtttgtcttctccaacaagtgtTTACCAAGATTTCTGAAAAACAATTTATCATTTAACAGAGCTTTCATGATGTTCCACAGTTTTCAAAGGTTGAATAAATATTGCATCATGTGTGTAGCGTCAGTTAATTTGTCCGAGCAGTTGTTGATATCAAGTCCATGCAAAAAACTTGAATCACAAGTTATCTCGTGACTCCtcagaaaatttgaaatttgaacttTTCTCCTATTTAAGTTCTAAGAAGAAGAATTGAGTTCTGAAGGTGGGGGGTGGTCGAACATATCATACCCGCGCACAGGAATCGAAAGTTTTTTGGCAGCAGAAGTTACAGCACGATAGCGAAGCAAGCTCTCTTCAATACTGCAATTAATATTTGATTTTGAGAATGACTCAGAAGCTGATGCAAATACAGCGACTTCTTTTGCACCTGCTGCAACAGCAGCTTCAAAGCCCTATGAAATTGTTATGAAATGTTAATTCTCATTCCGTCATAAAGAAATGGCAGGAAAAATTTTGATTGCAACTAATACCCACCTTAATATTGGGAGTCAGAACAGGCAATCTAACTCCTTCCAAATTCTGAATTGCTTCCATCACATCCTTTGCATCTGCCAGCTAGTTAAGCAAATATAGGGAATTAAACAGATGAAAGAACAAAAAACTTTACTCTATGCCAGCTCATAGATGCTGTAGTATTCAAGGCCACAAATGTGAGATAATGAGAACAAACAGGAGAGAATGGCTTCAAAACAAATTAGTACCTGAGGTACCCACTTGGGTGAAACAAAACTTGTAGCCTCAACAACAGCCAATCCAGACGCAACCAATTTGCGGATCAATTTGATTTTGACAGATGTTGGGACAACTGTTTTCTCATTTTGTAGCCCGTCCCTGGGGCCAACTTCGACTATCTTCACATGTTTCGGCACACACTTGAAAAACTACAGTAGCCAAAAATTTGTTGCTTAAAGGATATCATAGTAAATCCACATAAATATGATGCTACATTATAAACTGACAAGGACTTCACAAAATGCTCCTTGGGGGAGAGTCAAGAAAATCTTTATCGAAAGAGCAAAACAACAATCCTTGTTAACGGTTAACCCAATGCAGACATGGTGATATACACAGGAAAGAAGATCACAAAAGCTGTTCCAAAAAAACTGTTCGATAGAAGATTTTATGAGGATCATATTTTACATGATATCTGCAATTATGTTTTCTCTAATTAATGTAATATCCAGAGCTCAAAAGTCAAAACTAATAATTACTTTGAGGACTTGGAAAAACTTTTAGCTGAATTGATTACCTTGTATTTTGATTCCCCGGTGTCATTTTCACTCATGTTTCTACAGACCACCGAACCTCTACCTAGACTTGAAGTCCTCTGAAACAAGTTTCTTTTATGTCTTCTCCATGTAACATGCTCTTGTTCGTACTCTCCAAAATCTTCACTGAAAATAAAAGCAGACAAATTGGTGTGCACGTTAAAGTCACGTCTTAAAAGCGGTTATCACCACAATTCACTTGATCTTGTGATTTCTTATTCTGAAAGAAAAGTGATAAACAAACAAGGCCAATAACAATGAAGAAAGGCACACATAGAAGCAGAAAACCATTCCCAGATGAAATTTCACCTACTTGCAGCTATTAGATGAGCTGCAACTCCTCCCTTCAATCCAGCAGTTTCCCATTCCCATATCTTCTGGGACAGGTCTGCATGCACCGGATGAGAACCTATAAACTTGGTCAATGTTGCTCAAAGCTGGGAGCTTGTCAAGACCAAGAGGCTCCTCCAAACTTGACATTGGTGTGCAAGTGATTGCAGCAGTAACTGGAATAACAAGAAGAAATAGCTTGCTTTCAGAATAATTCAAGGCCTATAAGCTGGCAAAAGTCTATTACTGATGCATTAAATATAAATAGATAGAAGCTGGCAACAATTCATTAGCGATGCATGGAGAATCATAAACGCATTGTTATAGCCAAAAATCTAAGATACCCTGATTTGAAGGAAAATTAGTGAGTAGTCATATCAGGACCAATATTCTATGTTTAGTTTACTTCAAGAAGAACTTACAAATAATCAAGAAAGTAAAATAGTTAAAGCATTTGTAAAGATCATGAGACCAGAGACTTATGTGAACATATGTAGAGTAAAAATGTTTGAAAAGCTCTTAGTAATGGGACTCCAGAACTTCTGCTTTACAGACTCAGAAGTTTATAGTTATAAGGAGCCTAGGAATACGAAGAAAGTGGAGCAGAAAATTTGTCAACTACCCTTGCTTCTTTTCATCCCACAACCAGTCCTAAGTTTATCCGTAATAACTTTACATTAGGTTGAAATGAAGTACTCTCTGCTGCTTAATTTACATAAATTTCACATGATAACATGTACCACTACTTATCAGATAGTGACCCTGTTGGAATGAAGGAAATATCAAATTGCAACTTGATAATGCCATATTCAACTGCTGTTATCCTCCATGAATTAGCAAGATGAAAAAATGTGGGCAGGTAATATG from Salvia splendens isolate huo1 chromosome 9, SspV2, whole genome shotgun sequence includes:
- the LOC121748021 gene encoding uncharacterized protein LOC121748021; the protein is MDENEFRQLLELFPIVRSTDYCAASEFSSQLSGPAPSQELKERQDGCSTEDNNEAFWGKLKAAAEKKVGAADAERFCKAFQQVYKKLVYEELTTDAAKTIMNSRTS
- the LOC121748020 gene encoding hydroxymethylglutaryl-CoA lyase, mitochondrial-like — translated: MSSLEEPLGLDKLPALSNIDQVYRFSSGACRPVPEDMGMGNCWIEGRSCSSSNSCNEDFGEYEQEHVTWRRHKRNLFQRTSSLGRGSVVCRNMSENDTGESKYKFFKCVPKHVKIVEVGPRDGLQNEKTVVPTSVKIKLIRKLVASGLAVVEATSFVSPKWVPQLADAKDVMEAIQNLEGVRLPVLTPNIKGFEAAVAAGAKEVAVFASASESFSKSNINCSIEESLLRYRAVTSAAKKLSIPVRGYVSCVVGCPVEGNISPSKVAYVAKELHNMGCFEISLGDTVGVATPGTVLPMLEAVMAVVPVEKLAVHFHDTYGQSLPNILLSLQMGISTVDSSVSGLGGCPYAKGASGNVATEDVVYMLNGLGVKTNVDMGKLLSAGEYISLFLGRPLGSKTAIAISRRDSRECC